Proteins from a genomic interval of Arachis hypogaea cultivar Tifrunner chromosome 10, arahy.Tifrunner.gnm2.J5K5, whole genome shotgun sequence:
- the LOC112715618 gene encoding uncharacterized protein isoform X4 has protein sequence MLKNPSFKRQALLGNLNYNNAASYKSNGGIGSSSSSSDSLSFSDSDSASSSRSHSEAWPMCGALQKKMICFKASFECAASIHGLGQLLEEVCGVHY, from the exons ATGTTAAAG aATCCTTCTTTTAAGCGGCAGGCACTACTTGGCAACTTGAACTACAACAATGCCGCATCCTATAAATCTAATGGGG GAATTGGCTCCAGCAGTTCAAGTAGTGATTCCTTGTCGTTCAGTG ATTCAGATTCAGCGAGTTCCTCAAGGAGTCATTCTGAAGCATGGCCAATGTGCGGTGCACTGCAGAAGAAAATGATTTGCTTCAAGGCTTCTTTTGAGTGTGCGGCTTCAATTCATGGACTAG GACAACTGCTAGAAGAGGTTTGTGGTGTGCATTATTAA
- the LOC112715618 gene encoding uncharacterized protein isoform X2, which translates to MLEAQPVLFRRSPSRRRMLRPGVGTDDRGGTSLHVKGDFKLVSFFSFINPSFMLLLLLLQNPSFKRQALLGNLNYNNAASYKSNGGIGSSSSSSDSLSFSDSDSASSSRSHSEAWPMCGALQKKMICFKASFECAASIHGLGQLLEEVCGVHY; encoded by the exons ATGCTGGAGGCGCAGCCAGTGTTGTTCAGGAGAAGCCCGTCGAGGAGGCGCATGCTGAGGCCTGGCGTTGGTACCGACGATAGAGGTGGGACTTCTCTTCATGTTAAAGGTGATTTCAAACTGGTGAGTTTCTTCAGTTTCATCAATCCCTCttttatgttgttgttgttgttgttgcagaATCCTTCTTTTAAGCGGCAGGCACTACTTGGCAACTTGAACTACAACAATGCCGCATCCTATAAATCTAATGGGG GAATTGGCTCCAGCAGTTCAAGTAGTGATTCCTTGTCGTTCAGTG ATTCAGATTCAGCGAGTTCCTCAAGGAGTCATTCTGAAGCATGGCCAATGTGCGGTGCACTGCAGAAGAAAATGATTTGCTTCAAGGCTTCTTTTGAGTGTGCGGCTTCAATTCATGGACTAG GACAACTGCTAGAAGAGGTTTGTGGTGTGCATTATTAA
- the LOC112715618 gene encoding uncharacterized protein isoform X3 translates to MLKNPSFKRQALLGNLNYNNAASYKSNGGIGSSSSSSDSLSFSDSDSASSSRSHSEAWPMCGALQKKMICFKASFECAASIHGLDSVAVNMVCCFILDEFFVAGQLLEEVCGVHY, encoded by the exons ATGTTAAAG aATCCTTCTTTTAAGCGGCAGGCACTACTTGGCAACTTGAACTACAACAATGCCGCATCCTATAAATCTAATGGGG GAATTGGCTCCAGCAGTTCAAGTAGTGATTCCTTGTCGTTCAGTG ATTCAGATTCAGCGAGTTCCTCAAGGAGTCATTCTGAAGCATGGCCAATGTGCGGTGCACTGCAGAAGAAAATGATTTGCTTCAAGGCTTCTTTTGAGTGTGCGGCTTCAATTCATGGACTAG ATAGTGTTGCTGTGAACATGGTTTGCTGTTTCATATTGGATGAATTTTTTGTGGCAGGACAACTGCTAGAAGAGGTTTGTGGTGTGCATTATTAA
- the LOC112715618 gene encoding uncharacterized protein isoform X1, with amino-acid sequence MLEAQPVLFRRSPSRRRMLRPGVGTDDRGGTSLHVKGDFKLVSFFSFINPSFMLLLLLLQNPSFKRQALLGNLNYNNAASYKSNGGIGSSSSSSDSLSFSDSDSASSSRSHSEAWPMCGALQKKMICFKASFECAASIHGLDSVAVNMVCCFILDEFFVAGQLLEEVCGVHY; translated from the exons ATGCTGGAGGCGCAGCCAGTGTTGTTCAGGAGAAGCCCGTCGAGGAGGCGCATGCTGAGGCCTGGCGTTGGTACCGACGATAGAGGTGGGACTTCTCTTCATGTTAAAGGTGATTTCAAACTGGTGAGTTTCTTCAGTTTCATCAATCCCTCttttatgttgttgttgttgttgttgcagaATCCTTCTTTTAAGCGGCAGGCACTACTTGGCAACTTGAACTACAACAATGCCGCATCCTATAAATCTAATGGGG GAATTGGCTCCAGCAGTTCAAGTAGTGATTCCTTGTCGTTCAGTG ATTCAGATTCAGCGAGTTCCTCAAGGAGTCATTCTGAAGCATGGCCAATGTGCGGTGCACTGCAGAAGAAAATGATTTGCTTCAAGGCTTCTTTTGAGTGTGCGGCTTCAATTCATGGACTAG ATAGTGTTGCTGTGAACATGGTTTGCTGTTTCATATTGGATGAATTTTTTGTGGCAGGACAACTGCTAGAAGAGGTTTGTGGTGTGCATTATTAA
- the LOC112715617 gene encoding uncharacterized protein, which produces MEIKPGLSALVTGGASGIGKGLVLALAEKGVFITIVDYSEERGKEVASLVEKIHTKFHSKLEFPSVMFMKCDVSNSRDLAAAFEKHFLTYGGLDICITSAGIGNPVPFSKDQTDGTRSWRHTINVNLIAVIDSTRLAIKTMEAAKRPGVIINLGSASGLYPMYADPIYSGSKGGVVMFSRSLRLYKRQGIRINVLSPEFVETEMGLKIDPDFIRLMGGFVPMQMVVKGAFELITDEDKAGHCLWITNRRGMEYWPTPAEEAKYLARSSRLRRRSDFKAPAITLPESFEKIVVHTLTHDFRKATRIVRTPLRLPVKPNHVLVKIISAGVNASDVNFSSGRYFGGKTSDVASRLPFDAGFEAVGIIAAVGDSVSDLKVGMPCGFMTFGGYAEFIMIPAKHALPVVRPDPEVVAMLTSGLTASIALEKAGQMESGKVVLVTAAAGGTGQFAVQLAKLAGNTVVATCGGAAKAKLLKELGVDRVIDYHSEDIKSVLMKEFPKGIDIIYESVGGDMLNLCLQALAVHGRLIIIGMISQYQGEKGWTPSNYPGLCDRLLAKSQTVAGFFLVQYSHLWQEHLDKLFNFYSKGNLKVSIDPKRFLGVHSVVDAVEYLHSGKSVGKVVVCVDPTFQKQVAKL; this is translated from the exons ATGGAGATCAAACCTGGCTTATCGGCGCTCGTCACCGGAGGTGCCTCTGGAATCG GCAAAGGTCTAGTCCTAGCTCTTGCAGAGAAGGGTGTATTTATTACAATTGTCGATTACTCTGAAGAAAGGGGAAAAGAAGTTGCTTCCCTTGTTGAGAAAATCCACACCAAGTTTCACTCTAAGTTAGAGTTTCCATCAGTCATGTTCATGAAATGCGATGTCAGTAACTCAA GGGATCTAGCTGCAGCATTTGAGAAGCATTTTTTGACATATGGCGGACTAGACATTTGTATCACCTCCGCAGGGATTGGTAATCCTGTACCATTCAGTAAGGATCAAACAGATGGCACTCGTAGTTGGAGACACACTATTAATGTCAACCTGATTGCTGTTATTGACAGCACTCGTCTTGCG ATTAAAACCATGGAAGCTGCAAAAAGGCCTGGTGTGATTATCAATTTGGGTTCTGCTTCTGGTCTTTATCCAATGTACGCCGATCCTATCTATTCTGGCTCCAAAG GTGGTGTTGTTATGTTTTCTAGATCACTTCGTCTATACAAACGTCAGGGAATTCGAATCAATGTTCTTTCTCCTGAG TTTGTTGAAACTGAGATGGGTTTAAAGATTGATCCCGATTTTATCCGTCTTATGGGGGGATTTGTACCTATGCAAATGGTTGTAAAAG GTGCTTTTGAGCTCATTACGGATGAGGATAAAGCTGGTCATTGCCTATGGATTACAAATCGTCGAGGTATGGAGTACTGGCCAACCCCAGCAGAAGAAGCAAAGTACTTGGCACGCTCCTCACGTTTGAGGAGAAGATCTGATTTCAAAGCACCAGCAATTACACTTCCTGAGAGTTTTGAAAAAAT AGTTGTTCACACCTTAACTCACGACTTTCGGAAAGCTACCAGAATAGTGAGGACACCACTGAGATTACCAGTCAAACCAAATCATGTTCTTGTGAAGATAATTTCTGCTGGTGTAAATGCTAGTGAT GTAAATTTTAGCTCAGGCAGGTATTTCGGTGGCAAAACCAGTGATGTTGCTTCTCGTCTTCCATTTGATGCTGGATTTGAG GCTGTAGGAATAATTGCAGCAGTTGGGGATTCTGTCAGTGACTTGAAAGTTGGAATGCCTTGTGGGTTCATGACTTTTGGAGGTTATGCTGAATTCATAATG ATTCCTGCAAAGCATGCGCTTCCGGTGGTAAGACCAGATCCAGAAGTTGTTGCAATGCTTACATCAGGATTAACAGCTTCAATTGCTCTAGAAAAG GCAGGGCAAATGGAATCTGGAAAAGTGGTGCTTGTTACTGCTGCAGCAGGTGGAACAGGGCAATTTGCTGTTCAG CTTGCTAAATTAGCTGGAAACACAGTGGTTGCAACTTGTGGAGGTGCAGCAAAGGCTAAGCTTCTGAAAGAATTGGGCGTTGATAGAGTCATCGACTATCATAGTGAAGATATAAAATCT GTCCTAATGAAAGAGTTCCCGAAAGGTATTGACATCATCTATGAGTCCGTTGGTGGTGACATGTTAAACTTGTGTTTGCAAGCTTTGGCAGTCCATGGGAGACTCATTATTATTGGCATGATTTCTCAG TATCAAGGAGAAAAAGGTTGGACGCCATCAAACTACCCTGGACTGTGTGACAGGCTCTTGGCAAAGAGCCAAACAGTG GCTGGCTTTTTCCTGGTGCAATATAGTCACTTGTGGCAGGAACATCTTGATAAGCTATTTAATTTCTACTCTAAGGGAAATTTGAAG GTTTCTATTGATCCAAAGAGATTTCTAGGCGTGCATTCTGTTGTAGATGCTGTGGAGTATCTCCACTCAGGCAAAAGTGTTGGGAAg GTGGTTGTGTGTGTGGACCCAACCTTCCAGAAGCAAGTGGCCAAATTATGA